The genome window AAAAGGGAAAAACAAAGGCTTTCCTGGATTATTAAAAAGAGAAGCGAGACAAACAATCGGTTATAAAAGCTAACTTTTAGAACTTGGAATAAGAGAGACAAATAATGCTATGAAAATGGATAAAGGAAAGAACAAGACGTGTTTCCAGTGGATTGTCCCTTTTAAACATgtaagaagaaagaaaacaacTGAAGATGCATTGCTAAACTTGGCAGCATGCTAATAGCTCATAAGAAAACAAGTCTTGGAAGAACAAGGACTTTGTCGAAAACTTTAATGAAGGGGAGAAGATAACCTATCAAACAACAAAGTAGGCTGAAGTAGGTACTCAAAACTCATAAAAGTGTGTTAAAAAAAGGGAAGGAGTAATTACCGGGTGGATATGGTAAAGAAGCAGCCTGATTCCAGGCCCAAGTTTCAGCCTCACCATCACCACTATTGAAAGGCAGATCCAACCAAGGATTGCCAGGACACTGATAGGCTTGGCCAACATAGTCTCCTTGAAGCAGGTGATTGTTGTTGTTTTGCGATACAGTATCTCGACCACTAGCAGATCTGTTCCTACCACTTCTCTGTACTCCATCTTCAATGAACGATGGTGACTCATTCCCTCCATACGCGCATGGAGTAAATGATACAGTATCCGTCAAAGAAACATCAGATTCACGTGCTCTTGTGATCACTGGGACGACGGAAGTACTAGGCCCCACCAAAGCAGAATGATTCTTTTGCTTAAATGAGCCTCTGACACTGTCTATATAAGGATCATTCCTACCAAAACTGTCTGCACTAATTCCAAGGATGCTATGAGTGCTTGAGAATGGACGCCGATCATGTAACCCATGATTTACTGGAACTGGAAAGTCTGTCGATGCAGATGGAATAGCCACGTAAGGGTTATAGTGATTTGATGATGTTGCAATCGCTGCGTCAATGTTGGTGGCAGGATGGCGTGGTTGAACCCCATTGGACGATGACATCCCATAAAGTAAACCGCCTTCTCGAGGGTCTGGTAGATGGCGCAAATAGAAATTACCACTGTTTCCTAGAGCTGGTACTATAGTGTGGACATTTGGATGTGGAAAAGCTGTAAAGCTCCCGTACAACACACAAGGCTCCGGACGGATATACTCTTGACTCCGCTGATCTGCTCCCAAATCAATTATGTGATTACTGTATGACATACTCCTTTGCCCCATGACGTCGAGTACAATGTCGTGGATAATGCCTGGTCAGAGAAGAATAACCTGTCATACATCCCAATACATACATCGACTAAGAGACCTCATTAATTCAGAGTTTGCTTCTGTAACACAATCCATAATAGACATTAAACCAAGTAACACAGAGCCAGACACTATCAATTTTTTCTTAATATGCAGCTATTACATTTGGTAAAGAACAACCAGACCATGGAGAAAGGGCAGTGGGAATTAACTGAAGCGAATATGGCACGTGGATAGACATCAAGCTACTATTCCAGTTTTAAGAACCGCGATTTCACTTGCCATGAAAGGAGTATCTTCAAGATGGAAAACTATCTTTCCCTCTTTTCTTTTACTTTAGGAAGGGGGGAGGGGGAAGAGAAAAAGAAGATCCACTCCCGTCATTGAAAGACAGTAATCCAACCATCCATATTCAGGTCAAGCAAACTGGCTCTGGGAGAGAGATCAATTGATGCAGTAAAACACAAAAATGAGAGGATCTACTACCCCAACTTAACCTCTCTCCGCAAAATCAAGTACAACACCGCTTCTATGGATGCTTAAGAGAAGCTGAGGTAAAAGAGCCACATTTTCAGCTTGTTGAAAACAGAATCCAAATTCCGGTGGTAGATACACAGGGCAGCTACTCAGGTACCCACTGCCACAAAGATCAATACTTACAACCTGATACAAATGGAGAAAAAGAATGATGGCGAGGAAAAGAAAGTGGTGAGGAGAGAGAGGGTTAAACGTGGTTATGGAAATTTCATGGGTGAAGGTGGTGAGTGAGCACCGATAAAGTGATATGCATCGCGAATCTGATTAAATCTTAAAGTAGCTAAATTACGCAACTTCCCTAGTATAAAATGGGTGGAAGGCAGAAAGCAAAGGCACAAGAAGATGTGCAAAATGCACCTAATGAGCAGAAGCAATCGTTTGTCAGAGAAGGAATTTAGTTCATTAGAGCAATTAGGTTGTTTCTGTTGCAATAGTAAACCATTAGACTCTAATACTAGAGATAGAATAAATTATGAacgtctgaaagctttggccgaggggagaAGTATACCTAGTCCTAGTCAGGgtgaccctagtaccggttcaaatcaatttcaaccaggAATTAACAGTTActggtggtattttatattatgatccaaaataagatcgggaagaattaacaaaaatggtaactgttatgtgcttaccctatagttttccttctgacccttcgtttgtgcattatattagaaaagtttttaatcttacttataaaggttttcctcgcacaaccgtaaagagcgatatttataaatataagcatgaatatgaacaatatttgcgctatttatttactcatataaattgtcgtgttgctattacaattgatattggtagaagtggcaatgactgtgattaccttactgttaccagtcattggattgatgaggaatggataatgcaaaagcgcataattgcttatagaataattaattcacgtcacacatgacagtttattgctagcacaatTACAGATATTtgcagatatttttgcattagtgataaaataatatcggtttcaatggataatgctactaataACACAAATGATATAgacttgcttaccactacgctaaatcctgcatttagtaacatttttcatgttagatgtatttgtcatatttaccatttaattgtgggtgatggtatgagaattttaaatattgaa of Nicotiana tomentosiformis chromosome 7, ASM39032v3, whole genome shotgun sequence contains these proteins:
- the LOC104110903 gene encoding probable E3 ubiquitin-protein ligase ZFP1, whose translation is MGQRSMSYSNHIIDLGADQRSQEYIRPEPCVLYGSFTAFPHPNVHTIVPALGNSGNFYLRHLPDPREGGLLYGMSSSNGVQPRHPATNIDAAIATSSNHYNPYVAIPSASTDFPVPVNHGLHDRRPFSSTHSILGISADSFGRNDPYIDSVRGSFKQKNHSALVGPSTSVVPVITRARESDVSLTDTVSFTPCAYGGNESPSFIEDGVQRSGRNRSASGRDTVSQNNNNHLLQGDYVGQAYQCPGNPWLDLPFNSGDGEAETWAWNQAASLPYPPGGCIDAGNMGVQGYQVTASNGGLTSFLHPPIPHGPPNHHHLPPNPQCVGGCSMSFSPQVTSSSRRNLRNSSSNSTNNPFQGVVEGGSRYIRPFPPTGFRFYRPRRREFILETNAQQRNLPNMRVLPENEVAMLDVPGYHEVGDAVDQHRDMRLDIDHMSYEELLALGEQIGDVTTGLSEEAIVSNLKTRIFLSSETPCALESATCLDHETDFCVICQTDYGDQEKIGILECRHECHEECVKKWLVVKNTCPICKSKALSTEKLGL